CCCGCGACCATGCGCAGCAGATCGGTGAAGTCCATGTCGGTGCGCGCCTCGCCCGCCCGCTGGGCCCGCTCGAGCAGCGGGGTGCCGGCGCCGTACATCGACGTGCGACAGGCGGCGAAGATCTCCGTCTCGTCATTGAGGGCCTCGCGGACGGCGCGCTTGGTCACCATGTAGTCCGCGAACCGGTCGAGCCACGCGGTCAGGGCCTCCCAGGGCTCCCGGTCGGCCACCTCCTCGGCGACCCGCACCAGGGTGTTCACCTCGTCCGCGTACACGGTCTCGAAGAGATGGCGCCTGGTGGGAAAGTTCCGGTACAGCGTGCCGATGCCGACGCCCGCCCGCCGGGCGATGTCCTCCAGGGAGGCCTCC
Above is a window of Streptomyces sp. NBC_00490 DNA encoding:
- a CDS encoding TetR/AcrR family transcriptional regulator; protein product: MTAQPSPVSEIVAARRPTRKDAARNYDALLAAAREAFAEHGAEASLEDIARRAGVGIGTLYRNFPTRRHLFETVYADEVNTLVRVAEEVADREPWEALTAWLDRFADYMVTKRAVREALNDETEIFAACRTSMYGAGTPLLERAQRAGEARTDMDFTDLLRMVAGITATSFDDDAQRRRVMSIALDGVRTKV